GGGTTTCGAGTGCGTTCCGGACGCGGCCGGCGTCGACGCGGGCCTGCGCGGCCTCGATGACGTCCGCGTCGCCGGTCATCGCCTCGGGCAACGGGACGGTAAGGTGCCGCCGCGACCGCCGCACCGCGTCGACGCTCTTGTGGTGCGCCACCGACAGAATCCAGGCGCGCGCACTCCCCCGCGCCGCGTCAAACTCACCGGCCCCGCGCCAGACCGCGAGGAACACGTCCTGCGTGACCTCTTGGGCCAGCACGGCGTCCCGCAGCATGCCCATCGCGAGGGAGTAGACGGGTCGACTGTACCGGGCGTACAGCGCTTCAAACGCGCCGGCGTCCGACTGCGCGGTCCGCCGCAGGAGCGCCTCGTCTTCGCCCCCGTCGAGGAGTGAAACCGTGCCCCCCATCATCGGCCCCGCCAGGTCAGCGACGTGCGGCCTCCTTCGCGCCGCGGAGAGGCCCTCCCTGTCCCAGGCCTCGGCCGGCGTCCTCCGCCCGTCGCACACCGCCCCGACGGCGGCAGATTCCATGCGGCCACCCGTCGCGCCGGTTATGATGCCAGGAGCGCGCGCTGCACGAACCAGACCAGGCCCGTACAGGCCGCCGCAACCGAGACCCAGCGGCGGAAGCCGGGCGCCCAGCCGTACGCCCGAATCGCATCGAGCGCGAGGGTGGCGAGGAGGATCACCGAGACCTGACCGATCTCGACGCCCACGTTGA
This region of bacterium genomic DNA includes:
- a CDS encoding sigma-70 family RNA polymerase sigma factor; its protein translation is MESAAVGAVCDGRRTPAEAWDREGLSAARRRPHVADLAGPMMGGTVSLLDGGEDEALLRRTAQSDAGAFEALYARYSRPVYSLAMGMLRDAVLAQEVTQDVFLAVWRGAGEFDAARGSARAWILSVAHHKSVDAVRRSRRHLTVPLPEAMTGDADVIEAAQARVDAGRVRNALETLSADQRAALVLAYYGGYTQREIAQRLGVPLGTIKTRMRDGLLRLRTVLPAAAPACPRQGETAR